One window from the genome of Musa acuminata AAA Group cultivar baxijiao chromosome BXJ1-4, Cavendish_Baxijiao_AAA, whole genome shotgun sequence encodes:
- the LOC135672352 gene encoding uncharacterized protein LOC135672352, producing MAMLNVHSPVFSACSVLMSLLFAYSASVQLDDPDWYFWFPLYAFAFGINLLHCSFTSITLSRSAMSILCAGILLLMKVIVEGYVEGVAGLWSLNMRERVVREKLGSGLVVMSMLLHLKASHASKEAKKGRGEQAARSAESGMVILVAASIGLTMYFFLTVQEHMKF from the exons ATGGCGATGCTTAACGTTCATTCTCCTGTTTTCTCCGCGTGCTCTGTGTTGATGAGCCTACTGTTTGCTTACTCTGCATCAGTTCAGCTGGATGATCCAG ATTGGTACTTTTGGTTCCCACTCTATGCCTTTGCCTTCGGCATCAATCTTCTCCACTGTAGCTTCACCTCCATCACCCTGAGTCGATCGGCCATGTCGATCCTCTGTGCTGGGATTCTCTTGCTCATGAAGGTCATAGTGGAGGGCTATGTCGAAGGGGTGGCTGGGCTTTGGTCCTTGAACATGCGTGAGAGGGTTGTGAGGGAGAAGCTTGGGAGTGGGTTGGTGGTGATGTCCATGCTTCTGCATCTCAAAGCTTCTCATGCTTCGAAGGAGGCcaagaaaggaagaggagaacaAGCAGCAAGATCTGCTGAATCCG GGATGGTGATTCTTGTGGCAGCGAGCATTGGACTCACCATGTACTTCTTCCTCACTGTTCAAGAACACATGAAGTTTTGA